The Streptococcus oralis genome segment TCCTCACATGATTTTGAAATAAAAGAGAAAACAAGGCCAGGAATCACTCCCAGCCTTGATGTTTTACAGAGCTGCACGTAGACGTGCTTCTGCATTTTCTACATTACGGACAGAGCGTGGCAAGAAGGCACGGATATCATCTTCTTTATAGCCGACTTGCAGGCGCTTCTCATCAACGAGAATCGGACTCTTTAAGATCCGTGGTGTTTCCATGATTAAGTTGAGTACTTCATTCACACTCAAATCTTCGATGTCAACCCCTAAAGCTTTCGCATAGCGATTTTTTGATGATACAATGCTGGCAATTCCATTATCTGTCTTTGTCAGAATATCAAGTAGTTCTTCTCTCGTAATCCCTTCTTTACCAAGGTTTTGTTCTTTATAACTTAACTGGTGTGCGTTGAGCCAAGTCTTCGCTTTCTTACAGCTTGTGCAACTGGAGACGGTATAAATCTTAATCATGTGCCTACCCCTTTCGCTACATGTTACTATCAGTTTAATCTATTATACCATAAAAAACATCCGACTTGCGACCTATTTTTAAAAAAATTTAACTTTTTTAGCGATTTCCGTACTTTTTTCTTGACAAAATCAATTTATAGCCAACTTTTAAATTTTTTGATATAGATTCGTTTCACTACTGTAACACTGATCATATAGAGAACGATGATCAAAAGCAAAAACAGGAAATAAATTGGTTCCAAAGGGGTTAAATGAAGCAGGCTAGCAATTGAAGAGTAGGGAAGGAAAGTCACAAAACTAGCTGCCAGCAAGGTTGTTCCAAGAACAAACCATGACGGACGACTTTGCAAGAAAGGAAGCTTTGCTGAACGAAGCATATGGATAACCATGGTTTGGGACCACATAGATTCAATGAACCAGCCTGTCTGGAACAAGATGATAAAGCCCGTTGCAGACTCTGCTCCGTGAACATAGGCTTGACCTGTCGTCATTGGGACAATGACAAAATAGAGCAAGATAAAGGTCAAAATATCGAAAGCCGAAGAAATCGGACCCATCCAAATCATAAAGCGAGTAATAGACTTGGCTTCCCATTTATGAGGATGTTTCAAAAAGTCTTCATCCACATTATCAAATGGCAAGGCAATGCAAGAAAGGTCGTAGACTAGGTTTAACACAATCAAGTGAATTGGAGCCATAGGAAGGAAAGGTAAAAAGATACCAGACACTAACAGAGAGAAAATGTTCCCGAAATTAGAGCTGACCGTCATCTTGATATATTTGGTCATATTAGCGTAGACCTTACGCCCTTCAACCAGCCCTTTTTCAAGCACCATCAAATCCTTATCTAGCAAAATGACATCAGCCGTTTCTTTGGCAATATCTACTGCTGTATCAACAGAAATCCCCACATCTGCCACTTTCATAGAAGGGGCATCATTGATCCCATCTCCCATATAGCCGACACAATGTCCATTCGATTTGATTTGTAAAATGATTCGTGCTTTTTGATCCGGAGAGAGTTTGGCAAAGACAGTCACTTTCTCAACTGCTTGGGCCAACTCTTCATCCGTCATGGCATCAATATCAGAACCCAACAAGATTTGATCAACGTCTAAACCAACTTTTTCGCATACTGCTTGGGTTACCTTCTCATTATCCCCAGTCAAGATCTTGGTTTGAACACCATACTCTAATAAAGCTTGGATAGCAGGGGCTGCAGATGGTTTTGGTGGATCTAGGAAGGCAAGATATCCTGTTAGAATCATCTCCTTTTCATCTTCAACAGAGTAAGCAAAACCTTCCTTTAAGCCTGTTTTATAGGCGACTCCCAAGACTCGTAAGCCCTGTTGATTGAGTTGGTCCACTTCTTTTAAGATTTCCACTCGGATATCATCCGTCAGAGGGCTAATCTGATCTTGATATTCCACATGGGTTGAAATCGCAAGCATTTCCTCTAGGGCACCCTTGGTTACCAAACTAACAACTTCGTTCTCATCCTTGACGATGACACTCATCCGTCTGCGTTCAAAATCAAAGGGCAATTCATCTATTTTTTGAAAGGTTTGATCTAGATTTTGCAAGAGTGCGTGTTCTTTAGCTTCTTTTTCCGTACGTTTAATGATCGCTCTGTCCATTAAATTTTTCAAACCAGTTTGAAAATAGGAATTGAGATAGGCACGTCTCAACACAGATAAATCCAAATCTCCATGTATATCCAAAGGATATTCAAGGACAATTTCGTCTTGGGTAAGGGTTCCAGTTTTATCCGTACACAGGATATCAATAGCACCTAGATCTTGTATGGCATTGAGTTTTTTGATGACAACTTTTTCCTTGGCCATGATAATGGAGCCTTTTGCTAGACTAGCCGTGATGATCATGGGAAGCATCTCAGGTGTAAGCCCGACTCCTACGCTCAAAGCAAATACGCCAGCCTCTAACCAATCTCCATCCGTCAAGCCATTGGAAAGAAATACGATGGGAACCATGACCAACATCAAACGGATTAAGAGCCAAGAGATACTGTTCATATCCCGTTCGAAAGAGGTGGGCTCGTCATAAGTATTGAGAGTCTGCTCTATTTCCCCCATCATGGTGTCATCACCGACCGCTAGAATCAAAGCCTTAGCACTTCCTGATATCACATTGGTTCCCATAAAGGCGAGCGCTTCTGCTTCTAGCAGACTATCAAAGTTTGACTGACTCATTTTTGACAAGGCTAGTTTTTCAACTGAGTCACTTTCTCCTGTCAAACCAGACTGTTGGACAAAGAAATCGCGTGATTCAATTAAAATGAGGTCTGCTGGTATCATATCCCCAGCACTTAACTTGACTATATCTCCAACGACCAAATCTTCAATTGCAACCTCTAAACTCTGGCCTTCGCGAATAACTGTGGCAGTGTTCACAATCATTTTTGATAGATTGGTCGCAGCCTTGTCACTTCGCAATTCTTGGACAAAGCGTATGCCACCAGAGATTAGAACGAGAACGACGATGATGATAGAGGTCGTCGGATCTTCTTGTCCAGGCTTCGCCAACCAGACATTTGTCACCATGGAAATCATAGCGATGACCAGCAGGATGATTGTAAATGGATTGATAATAGATTCGTAAATCTTTTTGAGGATACTGTCTTCTTGACCCTTGGTAATGGTGTTTTCGCCATATAGGTCACGATTTTTCTCCACCTGCTCCTCAGTCAAGCCTATTAGACTTGTCTTATAAAAAGATAGAGTTTCGTTTAAGGGTGTGTGAATAGCTGTTGCTACTCTTTCTTTTGTAGTTTTCATTGGTTTCTCCTATCTGTATGAATGATGTGTTTCATACACAGAGACCAATCACTTTATAAGGGCAGAACGACACAAATCAGCGATTGGCTGTGTATGTGCGGTTCTGGATGATCGTCAATTTGCATCGTTTGTCTCCTTTCCTTGTTCTAAAACAGTAGAAAATCCCACCATAAAATGGCAGGATTAAAAAACTAATTATCTGTTTTTTCGTTCAAGCTTTAACTCCATAGGGCGATGTAATGAGCTTAGTCTTGGCCTTCGCGACCAGGACTGTTGACCAACGAGCAGTGTCTCCACTGCTTTGCGGTAGTCATCCGTATCCCTATGGTAGCCTCACCTACCGTTTTCGTCTATCAGTATAAACCTTTAAAATATAAAAGTCAATGATTTATCTTAATTTTCTTAAATAACAATTAATTCCTTCGGCGCTAGAGTCAACAATTCGCAACCGTTATCTGTAATTAAGATATCATCTTCAATACGAACGCCGTATTTACCTTCAATATAAATACCTGGTTCATCAGTCAAGACCATACCAGATTTAATGACTTCTTTGGAAGTTTGGCTAAAGTAGGGTTCTTCGTGAATATCCAGTCCGATACCGTGTCCAATACCGTGAGTAAAGTAGTCGCCATAGCCCGCTTCTACGATAATATCACGAGGGATTTTGTCAAAGTCACGGAAACCTAATCCTGCCTTAGCCTGGTCAATCAAGGCTTGGTTGGCTTTTAGAACCGTATTGTAAATCTCTGCTTGCTCGTCACTGACATGACCGAGGTAGATGGTCCGTGTCATATCACTGACATAGTGGTCGTAGAGACAGCCGAAGTCCATGGTGATTGCTTCGCCTAGTTCTACTGGCTTGTGCATTGGGTGGGCATGGGGTTTGGAGGAGTTGATACCACTTGCTAAAATGGTATCAAAGGACAAGCCGGATGCTCCCAATTCACGCATGCGAAAGTCAAGGAAGTTGGCAATTTCAATCTCAGTCTTTCCAGGTTTGATAAAGTCAAGCGCATCTCGGAAGGCTTGGTCTGAGATAGAACATGCCTTGCGAATGGTCGCAATCTCTTTCTCATCCTTAATCATACGGAGCGCTTCTACAAACTGAGTTTGCGGAAGCAAGTCAATTCCTGCAAAGGCAGCCTGCATACGATGATAGTAAGATACCGAAATCTCGTCCTCAAAACCGATGCGAGACAAGCCCATATCCTTAACAATGCCTGCAATGACAGCCAATTCATCACGGTCAGCCACAATTTCAAAACCTGTTACTTCTTGCTTGGCTGCAATGATATAGCGAGAGTCTGTCACTAAGACTTGGCGGTCACGGCTGATGAAGACTGTTCCATTTGAGCCCCAAAATCCTGTCAAATAGTAGACATTTTTAAGGTTATTGATAATGATGCCATCTAGTTCTTTTTCTTGCATTTTAGCTAGAAATGCTTGTACACGTTTATTCATGATGTAACTTTCCTTTCAAATAGTGTCCTGTGTAGCTGGCTTCATTAGCCGCTACTTCTTCTGGAGTTCCTGTTGCGATGATGGTTCCACCACCAACACCGCCCTCAGGTCCCAAGTCGATAATATGGTCTGCTGTCTTGATGACGTCTAGATTGTGCTCGATGACGAGGACGGTATTGCCATCGTCAACAAAGCGAGCCAAGACTTTAAGCAAGCGAGCAATGTCCTCTGTATGAAGGCCTGTCGTTGGCTCATCCAGAATGTAGAAGGATTTTCCTGTCGAGCGTTTGTGGAGTTCACTAGCCAGCTTCATACGCTGGGCTTCTCCCCCAGAAAGGGTCGTAGCTGGTTGCCCTAACGTTACATAGCCCAGCCCCACATCCTTGATGGTCTGAAGTTTGCGTTGAATCTTGGGAATGTGTTGGAAGAATTCCACCGCATCGTTGACGGTCATGTCCAAAACCTGCGAAATATTTTTTTCCTTGTAGTGGACTTCTAGAGTTTCACTGTTGTAGCGAGTTCCGTGGCAGACTTCACAAGCCACATAAACATCTGGTAAGAAGTGCATCTCGATCTTGATAATCCCGTCACCTGAGCAGGCTTCACAACGACCACCCTTGACGTTGAAACTGAAACGGCCCTTCTTGTAGCCTCGTATCTTAGCTTCATTTGTCTGGGCAAAGAGGTCACGTATATCGTCAAAAACTCCCGTATAAGTAGCTGGGTTAGACCTCGGCGTCCGTCCGATAGGGCTCTGGTCAATGTCAATCAAGCGGTCTACATGCTCAATACCTGTAATAGTCTTAAACTTACCAGGTTTGTCTGAATTACGGTTGAGCTTCTGGGCAATGGCTTTTTTGAGGATGCTGTTGATTAAGGTTGATTTCCCTGAACCTGATACCCCCGTCACTGCGATGAATTTTCCTAATGGGAAACGAGCAGTGATATTTTGCAAGTTGTTCTCACGCGCTCCTGTCACTTCGATAAAGCGACCATTCCCAGCACGGCGCTCTGCTGGTACTGGAATGGCACGTTTTCCTGACAAGTACTGGCCTGTGATAGACTTGCTGTTGCGAGCCACCTGTTTGGGCGTGCCTGCAGCGACGATCTCTCCACCAAAGGCTCCCGCACCAGGACCGACGTCAATCAGATAATCTGCCTCTCGCATGGTATCTTCATCATGTTCCACCACGATGAGAGTATTGCCCAAATCGCGCATCTTTTTCAGACTGGCAATCAGGCGGTCATTATCCCTCTGGTGGAGACCAATCGACGGCTCGTCTAGAATATAGAGGACACCTGATAGATTGGAACCAATCTGGGTTGCCAAGCGAATACGCTGGCTCTCACCACCTGAAAGAGTTCCTGCCGAGCGTGATAGGGTCAGATAGTTGAGTCCCACGTTATTGAGGAAGGTCAAGCGATCCTTGATTTCCTTGAGAATGGGCCGAGCAATGATGGCTTCATTTTCTGACAAGGTCAGCTGGCTCACTAATTCCAAGTGGTCTGCGATAGACAGGTCTGAGATTTCACCGATATGTAGCCCTTGCTCACCACCCACACGGACAGACAAGGCCTGGTCATTGAGACGGTAGCCGTGACAAGTCCCGCAGGTCAGCTCATTCATGTAGAGACGCATCTGGGTGCGCGTGTAATCACTGTTAGTCTCATGGTAACGACGTTTGATATTATTGACAACTCCCTCAAAAGGAATGTCGATATCGCGCACACCACCAAATTCATTTTCATAGTGGAAATGAAATTCCTTGCCATCCGAGCCGTAGAGAATCAAGTTCTTATCTTCTTCTAACAAGTCCTCAAAGGGCTTATCCATATCCACTCCAAAGGCTGTCATGGCCTGCTCTAGCATATTTGGATAGTAGTTAGATGAGATAGGATTCCAAGGTGCCAAAGCCCCCTCACGTAGCGTTTTGCTGGCATCTGGCACTACCAAGTCAGTATCCACCTCCAGCTTGATGCCCAAACCGTCACACTCACTACAAGAACCAAAAGGAGCATTAAAGGAGAAGAGACGAGGCTCTAACTCTGGTACGGTAAAACCACAAACTGGACAGGCATAATGCTCAGAGAAGAGCAGCTCAGAATCGTCCATAGTGTCGATAATCACATAGCCTTCTGCGATACGAAGGGCAGCCTCAATGGAATCAAAGAGACGGCTACGAATGCCCTCCTTGATGACAATACGGTCAACCACGACATCAATATTGTGTTGCTTGCTCTTGGACAACTCTGGCACTTCGGTCACATCATAGACCTCCCCATCCACTCGGACGCGGACATAACCGTCTTTCTGAACCTTTTCAATGACACTCTTATGTTGTCCTTTTTTCTTACGAATGACAGGAGCTAAAATTTGCAGACGTTGGCGTTCTGGCAATTCTAAGACCTTATCAACGATTTGCTCAACAGAAGAGGCCTTGATTGCCCCATGCCCGTTAATACAGTACGGCGTCCCCACACGTGCGTAGAGGAGACGCAGATAGTCATTGATTTCAGTTGTTGTTCCCACGGTCGAGCGCGGGTTTTTACTGGTAGTTTTCTGGTCGATGGAAATAGCTGGGCTGAGGCCGTCAATGGCATCTACATCTGGTTTTTCCATGTTGCCCAAAAACTGACGAGCATAGGCTGATAGACTCTCTACATAGCGCCTTTGTCCCTCAGCATAGAGGGTATCAAAGGCCAGACTGGACTTGCCAGAACCCGACAAACCCGTAACCACGACCAGCTTGTCACGCGGAATCTCCACATCGATATTTTTTAAATTATGGGCGCGTGCCCCATGAATCACAATCTTATCTTGCATGTTCATTCTTTCTAGTCCATTGTTGCTTTCCATTATACCAAAAAATGTGAGATTCTATTACCAAAAAAACTAATTTTGTAGTATAATAGTACGGTGCAAAAAACCAAACACTGAATAGTAGGAAAGGACAGGGGATATGAAACAAGTTTTTCTCTCAACAACAACTGAATTTAAAGAGATCGACACGCTCGAACCGGGTACTTGGATCAATCTCGTCAATCCTACACAAAATGAATCTTTGGAAATCGCCAACGCCTTCGATATCGACATCACCGACCTCCGAGCACCGCTCGATGCGGAAGAAATGTCCCGTATTACCATCGAAGATGAGTATACTTTGATCATCGTAGACGTTCCCATCACAGAGGAAAGAAACAACCGCACCTACTACGTAACGATTCCGCTGGGGATTATCATCACCGAGGAGACTATTATCACTACCTGCTTGGAAGCCCTCCCAGTTCTTGATGTCTTTATCAACCGTAGACTACGTAACTTTTACACTTTCATGCGTTCACGCTTTATCTTCCAGATTCTCTATCGCAACGCAGAGCTCTACCTAACAGCCCTTCGTTCGATCGACCGTAAGAGTGAACAAATCGAAAGTCAACTTCACAAGTCTACTCGAAACGAAGAACTGATTGAGCTCATGGAATTGGAAAAGACCATCGTCTATTTCAAAGCCTCACTTAAGACAAATGAGCGCGTGATTAAGAAATTGACCAGCGCAACTAGCAATATCAAGAAATACCTAGAGGACCAAGACCTGCTCGAAGATACCCTGATCGAAACCCAACAGGCCATCGAGATGGCAGATATCTATGGAAACGTCCTTCACTCTATGACAGAGACTTTCGCCTCTATCATTTCCAACAACCAGAACAACATCATGAAGACCCTGGCTCTCGTGACCATCGTCATGTCTGTCCCAACTATGATCTTCTCTGCCTATGGGATGAACTTTAAGGATAATGAAATCCCACTTAATGGCGAGCCCCACGCTTTCTGGTTAATCGTCTTTATCGCCTTTGCTATGAGTGTTTCGCTCACTCTCTATCTCATCCATAAAAAATGGTTCTAAGAGGAATCCCTATGTCTCAGATTGATTTACAAAAACTAACCAAGAAAAACCAAGAGTTTATCCACATCGCTACCCAACAATTTCTCAAAGATGGCAAAACAGATGCTGAAATCAAGACTATCTTTGAGGAAGTTATTCCTAAAATCCTTGAAGAACAAGCCAAAGGAACGACAGCTCGTTCCCTCTATGGCGCTCCAACCCACTGGGCTCATAGCTTCACTGTCAAGGAGCAATATGAAAAAGAGCATCCAAAAGAAAATGACGATCCAAAACTCATGATTATGGACTCAGCCCTTTTTATCACCAGTCTCTTTGCATTGGTTAGCGCTCTGACTACCTTCTTCTCTACAGATCAGGCTATTGGCTATGGTTTGATTACCCTCTTGTTGGTTGGACTTGTAGGAGGACTTGCCTTCTACTTGATGTACTACTTTGTCTACCAGTATTATGGACCAGACACAGACCGTAGCCAACGTCCTCCTTTCTGGAAATCAATCCTCGTCATTCTGGCCTCTATGGTCCTTTGGTTGGTTGTCTTCTTTGCAACAAGCTTCCTACCAGCCAACCTCAATCCAGTCCTTGCTCCATTGCCTTTGGCTATCCTGGGAGCGGCTCTTCTCGCCCTTCGCTTCTATCTCAAGAAACGTTTCAATATCCGAAGTGCAAGCGCAGGCCCATCACGTTACTAAGATAATAAATAAGCAACTGCTCAGGCGGTTGCTTTTTACTACTTTCTTGATTTAAAAGCATTCTTCTGACATTCGCCATAGTTTTCTCTCATCTTTTATGATAAAATAGGCTCAATCTATTTCTAGGAGGATGAGATATGGTTTCTACTATTGGTATCGTCAGTTTGTCTAGCGGTGTTATCGGAGAGGATTTTGTCAAACACGAAGTCGATTTGGGTGTCCAACGTCTCAAGGATTTAGGACTCAATCCTATTTTTTTGCCCCATTCGCTAAAAGGTTTAGACTTTATCAAGGACCATCCTGAAGCGCGTGCAGCAGATTTGATGCAGGCCTTTTCGGACGATAGCATTGACATGATCCTATGTGCCATCGGTGGAGACGATACCTATCGTTTATTGCCCTACCTTTTTGAAAATAACCAACTACAGAAGGTTATCAAACAAAAGATTTTTCTTGGCTTCTCAGATACAACCATCAATCACCTCATGTTGCATAAACTAGGGGTCAAGACTTTTTATGGGCAATCCTTTCTAGCAGATATTTGTGAATTGGACGAGGAGATGTTGCCCTATAGCCTCCACTACTTTAAAGAATTGATCGAGACAGGAAGAATCTCAGAAATCCACCCTAGCGACCTTTGGTATGAGGAACGGACTGACTTTAGTATCAAGGCCCTGGGAACAGCTCGTACCAGCCATGTAAATACAGGTTTTGACTTGTTACAAGGAAATGCCCAGTTCGAGGGGGAAATCCTCGGTGGTTGCCTTGAATCTCTCTATGATATCTTTGACAATTCTCGATACGCAGACAGCACGGAGCTCTGCCAAAAATACAAACTTTTTCCTGACTTATCCGACTGGGAAGGAAAGATTCTCTTGTTAGAAACAAGCGAAGAAAAGCCTGAGCCTGATGACTTCAAAAAGATGTTGCTGACTTTGAAAGAAACTGGGGTATTTGAGGTCATCAGGGGACTCTTGGTTGGAAAGCCAATGGATGAAACCTTCTATGACGACTATAAGGAAGCACTATTGGATATCATTGACAGCAATATCCCGATTGTCTATAATCTGAATGTCGGCCACGCAACTCCAAGAGCCATTGTGCCCTTTGGCGTCCATGCTTATGTGGATGCAAAGAAGCAAGTCATTTGCTTTGACTATAACAAAAAAAGCTGAGAAATTCCTCTCAGCTTTTTCTCAGTATCATTACTAGCATTTTCATCACATACTACTGATAGCTAAAATGATGAAAGAAAGGCTATTCCCCAACATATGAACGACCAAGGGATAGTAAATATTTTCTTTCCCTTTCACATAAATAATAGAAAAGGCAAGGCCACCACCTAAATAACTAACTGCACTGATCCACTCTGATAAAGACAAGCTATGCATATGTGTCAGGGAAGAAACAAGGCCTACCAGAAAAATACTCAGCCAACTTGACAGATATTTTCCTAACCAATGCAATAACACCTGACGGAAAAAGAGTTCTTCCACAAATGGTCCAATGATGCAGGCGAAAACTGCTATCAGTAGCGGTTGTTCTTGAAAGGTGCTTTGAATATTCGACTGGTTTAGACCTTGTCCGACTAGCCCAAAAAACTGCCTCAACATCTCTGATAAAAATTCAAAGGCAACCGTCATCAGAATGAGAAAGAGCCAGCCTGTTAAGACGCCAAAGAAGAATTTTCTTTTAGTCTTTCTAATCTCATTCCATTGTTGAATCAATCTATCCTTGCACAAGAAAGAGCCATATAGAGCTAATACTGCATAGACTAAATATTTTAGATAATTCGCAATGGCAGATGGCATCAAATAAGCCAGCAATTTAACACCACCAAACACAAAGAGAACTGTATAGAGAATCGCAAAAATAAGGATTCCCTTATGTTTATTAGACATTATTTATCTCCCCTTCCACTCACAATCATTCTCGTGGTCATCAACCAGGCCTGCAGCCTGAAGAAAAGATAAGACGGCTACTGGGCCTGTGAACTTGAAATCCCGTTTTTTGAGATCTTTGGCTAATTTCTCAGACAAGGCTGTTTTAGCAGGCGCTAGGTGATAGTCAGGAACATCATTCACGATCGTTTTTCCCTCAACAAAGGACCAGAGATAAGCGTCAAAAGAGCCAAAGGTTTTCTGGATTTGTAAAAATGCTTGGGCGTTGGCACGCGTCGCAAAGAGCTTGGCACGATTTCGGATAATGGCTGGATTCTCTAACAAGGCTTCCAACTCCCCATCTGTCATTTCCGCGACCGCTTGAATTTGATAGCCATGAAATGCTTCTCGGAATCCTTGGCGTTTGTTTAGTACCGTTTCCCAAGATAGACCCGACTGGTAAGTTTCCAAACAAAGCAACTCAAAAAGAGCACGGTCATCATGAAGGGGTCGGCCCCACTCCTGGTCGTGGTAGGCGATGTAGAGCGGATTGGTCATCTTGACCCAAGAACAACGTTTTGGCATACTCTTC includes the following:
- the spx gene encoding transcriptional regulator Spx, whose protein sequence is MIKIYTVSSCTSCKKAKTWLNAHQLSYKEQNLGKEGITREELLDILTKTDNGIASIVSSKNRYAKALGVDIEDLSVNEVLNLIMETPRILKSPILVDEKRLQVGYKEDDIRAFLPRSVRNVENAEARLRAAL
- the mgtA gene encoding magnesium-translocating P-type ATPase — encoded protein: MKTTKERVATAIHTPLNETLSFYKTSLIGLTEEQVEKNRDLYGENTITKGQEDSILKKIYESIINPFTIILLVIAMISMVTNVWLAKPGQEDPTTSIIIVVLVLISGGIRFVQELRSDKAATNLSKMIVNTATVIREGQSLEVAIEDLVVGDIVKLSAGDMIPADLILIESRDFFVQQSGLTGESDSVEKLALSKMSQSNFDSLLEAEALAFMGTNVISGSAKALILAVGDDTMMGEIEQTLNTYDEPTSFERDMNSISWLLIRLMLVMVPIVFLSNGLTDGDWLEAGVFALSVGVGLTPEMLPMIITASLAKGSIIMAKEKVVIKKLNAIQDLGAIDILCTDKTGTLTQDEIVLEYPLDIHGDLDLSVLRRAYLNSYFQTGLKNLMDRAIIKRTEKEAKEHALLQNLDQTFQKIDELPFDFERRRMSVIVKDENEVVSLVTKGALEEMLAISTHVEYQDQISPLTDDIRVEILKEVDQLNQQGLRVLGVAYKTGLKEGFAYSVEDEKEMILTGYLAFLDPPKPSAAPAIQALLEYGVQTKILTGDNEKVTQAVCEKVGLDVDQILLGSDIDAMTDEELAQAVEKVTVFAKLSPDQKARIILQIKSNGHCVGYMGDGINDAPSMKVADVGISVDTAVDIAKETADVILLDKDLMVLEKGLVEGRKVYANMTKYIKMTVSSNFGNIFSLLVSGIFLPFLPMAPIHLIVLNLVYDLSCIALPFDNVDEDFLKHPHKWEAKSITRFMIWMGPISSAFDILTFILLYFVIVPMTTGQAYVHGAESATGFIILFQTGWFIESMWSQTMVIHMLRSAKLPFLQSRPSWFVLGTTLLAASFVTFLPYSSIASLLHLTPLEPIYFLFLLLIIVLYMISVTVVKRIYIKKFKSWL
- a CDS encoding M24 family metallopeptidase, whose protein sequence is MNKRVQAFLAKMQEKELDGIIINNLKNVYYLTGFWGSNGTVFISRDRQVLVTDSRYIIAAKQEVTGFEIVADRDELAVIAGIVKDMGLSRIGFEDEISVSYYHRMQAAFAGIDLLPQTQFVEALRMIKDEKEIATIRKACSISDQAFRDALDFIKPGKTEIEIANFLDFRMRELGASGLSFDTILASGINSSKPHAHPMHKPVELGEAITMDFGCLYDHYVSDMTRTIYLGHVSDEQAEIYNTVLKANQALIDQAKAGLGFRDFDKIPRDIIVEAGYGDYFTHGIGHGIGLDIHEEPYFSQTSKEVIKSGMVLTDEPGIYIEGKYGVRIEDDILITDNGCELLTLAPKELIVI
- the uvrA gene encoding excinuclease ABC subunit UvrA — encoded protein: MQDKIVIHGARAHNLKNIDVEIPRDKLVVVTGLSGSGKSSLAFDTLYAEGQRRYVESLSAYARQFLGNMEKPDVDAIDGLSPAISIDQKTTSKNPRSTVGTTTEINDYLRLLYARVGTPYCINGHGAIKASSVEQIVDKVLELPERQRLQILAPVIRKKKGQHKSVIEKVQKDGYVRVRVDGEVYDVTEVPELSKSKQHNIDVVVDRIVIKEGIRSRLFDSIEAALRIAEGYVIIDTMDDSELLFSEHYACPVCGFTVPELEPRLFSFNAPFGSCSECDGLGIKLEVDTDLVVPDASKTLREGALAPWNPISSNYYPNMLEQAMTAFGVDMDKPFEDLLEEDKNLILYGSDGKEFHFHYENEFGGVRDIDIPFEGVVNNIKRRYHETNSDYTRTQMRLYMNELTCGTCHGYRLNDQALSVRVGGEQGLHIGEISDLSIADHLELVSQLTLSENEAIIARPILKEIKDRLTFLNNVGLNYLTLSRSAGTLSGGESQRIRLATQIGSNLSGVLYILDEPSIGLHQRDNDRLIASLKKMRDLGNTLIVVEHDEDTMREADYLIDVGPGAGAFGGEIVAAGTPKQVARNSKSITGQYLSGKRAIPVPAERRAGNGRFIEVTGARENNLQNITARFPLGKFIAVTGVSGSGKSTLINSILKKAIAQKLNRNSDKPGKFKTITGIEHVDRLIDIDQSPIGRTPRSNPATYTGVFDDIRDLFAQTNEAKIRGYKKGRFSFNVKGGRCEACSGDGIIKIEMHFLPDVYVACEVCHGTRYNSETLEVHYKEKNISQVLDMTVNDAVEFFQHIPKIQRKLQTIKDVGLGYVTLGQPATTLSGGEAQRMKLASELHKRSTGKSFYILDEPTTGLHTEDIARLLKVLARFVDDGNTVLVIEHNLDVIKTADHIIDLGPEGGVGGGTIIATGTPEEVAANEASYTGHYLKGKLHHE
- a CDS encoding magnesium transporter CorA family protein — encoded protein: MKQVFLSTTTEFKEIDTLEPGTWINLVNPTQNESLEIANAFDIDITDLRAPLDAEEMSRITIEDEYTLIIVDVPITEERNNRTYYVTIPLGIIITEETIITTCLEALPVLDVFINRRLRNFYTFMRSRFIFQILYRNAELYLTALRSIDRKSEQIESQLHKSTRNEELIELMELEKTIVYFKASLKTNERVIKKLTSATSNIKKYLEDQDLLEDTLIETQQAIEMADIYGNVLHSMTETFASIISNNQNNIMKTLALVTIVMSVPTMIFSAYGMNFKDNEIPLNGEPHAFWLIVFIAFAMSVSLTLYLIHKKWF
- a CDS encoding DUF1129 domain-containing protein is translated as MSQIDLQKLTKKNQEFIHIATQQFLKDGKTDAEIKTIFEEVIPKILEEQAKGTTARSLYGAPTHWAHSFTVKEQYEKEHPKENDDPKLMIMDSALFITSLFALVSALTTFFSTDQAIGYGLITLLLVGLVGGLAFYLMYYFVYQYYGPDTDRSQRPPFWKSILVILASMVLWLVVFFATSFLPANLNPVLAPLPLAILGAALLALRFYLKKRFNIRSASAGPSRY
- a CDS encoding S66 peptidase family protein, producing MVSTIGIVSLSSGVIGEDFVKHEVDLGVQRLKDLGLNPIFLPHSLKGLDFIKDHPEARAADLMQAFSDDSIDMILCAIGGDDTYRLLPYLFENNQLQKVIKQKIFLGFSDTTINHLMLHKLGVKTFYGQSFLADICELDEEMLPYSLHYFKELIETGRISEIHPSDLWYEERTDFSIKALGTARTSHVNTGFDLLQGNAQFEGEILGGCLESLYDIFDNSRYADSTELCQKYKLFPDLSDWEGKILLLETSEEKPEPDDFKKMLLTLKETGVFEVIRGLLVGKPMDETFYDDYKEALLDIIDSNIPIVYNLNVGHATPRAIVPFGVHAYVDAKKQVICFDYNKKS
- a CDS encoding CPBP family intramembrane glutamic endopeptidase; the encoded protein is MMSNKHKGILIFAILYTVLFVFGGVKLLAYLMPSAIANYLKYLVYAVLALYGSFLCKDRLIQQWNEIRKTKRKFFFGVLTGWLFLILMTVAFEFLSEMLRQFFGLVGQGLNQSNIQSTFQEQPLLIAVFACIIGPFVEELFFRQVLLHWLGKYLSSWLSIFLVGLVSSLTHMHSLSLSEWISAVSYLGGGLAFSIIYVKGKENIYYPLVVHMLGNSLSFIILAISSM
- a CDS encoding DNA-3-methyladenine glycosylase I; this encodes MPKRCSWVKMTNPLYIAYHDQEWGRPLHDDRALFELLCLETYQSGLSWETVLNKRQGFREAFHGYQIQAVAEMTDGELEALLENPAIIRNRAKLFATRANAQAFLQIQKTFGSFDAYLWSFVEGKTIVNDVPDYHLAPAKTALSEKLAKDLKKRDFKFTGPVAVLSFLQAAGLVDDHENDCEWKGR